A window of the Lactuca sativa cultivar Salinas chromosome 5, Lsat_Salinas_v11, whole genome shotgun sequence genome harbors these coding sequences:
- the LOC111901559 gene encoding 3-ketoacyl CoA thiolase 1, peroxisomal: MDKAINRQRILLQHLQPTASSNQSHESTISASSCLAGGSSGDDVVIVAAYRTAQCKSKRGGFKDTLPDDLLSTVLKAVIDKTNVNPSEIGDIIVGTVLAPGSRRAIECRMAALYAGFPDTVPLRTVNRQCSSGLQAVADVAAYIKAGFYDIGIGAGVESMSVDQIGPLSTVNPKADKFSQAKDCLLPMGITSENVAQRFGVTRQEQDQAAVESHKRAAIATSSGKFKDEIVPVYTKIVDPKTGEEKAVTITVDDGIRPNTNIADLAKLKPSFKKDGTTTAGTASQISDGAGAVLLMKRSVALKKGLPILGVFRSFEAVGVDPAVMGIGPAVAIPIAVKSAGLKLDNIDLFEINEAFASQFVYCCKKLQLDPQKVNVNGGAMAIGHPLGATGARCVATLLHEMKRRGKDARFGVVSMCIGSGMGAAAVFERGD; this comes from the exons ATGGATAAAGCCATTAACAGACAGAGGATTTTGCTTCAGCACCTTCAACCTACTGCTTCATCTAATCAAAGCCATGAATCTACAATCTCA GCTTCAAGTTGTTTAGCTGGCGGCAGTTCTGGAGATGATGTTGTCATTGTTGC TGCATACCGTACTGCTCAATGCAAATCCAAACGTGGTGGTTTTAAGGACACTCTTCCTGATGATTTACTCTCAACTGTTCTTAAG GCAGTGATAGACAAGACAAATGTGAATCCCAGTGAGattggggatataattgttggtaCAGTTTTAGCACCTGGTTCGCGTAGGGCAATCGAGTGCAGAATGGCTGCACTATATGCGGGTTTCCCAG ACACTGTGCCCCTCAGAACAGTGAACAGGCAATGTTCATCTGGGCTCCAGGCAGTTGCTGACGTGGCTGCTTACATAAAAGCTGGATTTTATGACATAG GCATTGGTGCTGGAGTAGAATCAATGAGTGTTGACCAAATTGGACCTCTTTCCACAGTCAACCCAAAA GCGGACAAATTTTCACAAGCCAAAGACTGTCTTCTTCCAATGGGAATCACATCCGAAAACGTGGCACAACGTTTCGGTGTGACAAGACAAGAACAAGATCAGGCTGCA GTTGAATCTCATAAGCGTGCTGCTATTGCAACTTCATCTGGAAAGTTCAAAGATGAGATTGTTCCTGTTTACACCAAG ATTGTGGACCCAAAAACCGGAGAGGAAAAGGCAGTTACAATAACTGTAGATGATGGTATTAGACCAAACACAAATATTGCAGATCTAGCAAAACTCAAACCATCTTTCAAAAAGGATGGCACCACAACAGCag GGACTGCAAGTCAGATTAGTGATGGTGCTGGTGCAGTCCTCCTCATGAAAAGAAGTGTGGCTCTAAAGAAGGGTCTTCCAATTCTTGGTGTATTCAG GAGTTTTGAGGCTGTTGGAGTGGATCCTGCTGTTATGGGCATAGGTCCTGCTGTTGCAATTCCGATTGCAGTCAAGTCAGCAGGTCTAAAGCTTGATAACATTGATCTTTTTGAAATAAATGAG GCATTTGCGTCCCAATTTGTATACTGCTGCAAGAAGCTACAGCTTGATCCTCAAAAGGTGAATGTCAATGGAGGAGCCATGGCTATAGGCCATCCTCTTGGAGCTACAG GTGCTCGTTGTGTTGCAACTTTACTCCATGAGATGAAACGTCGTGGGAAAGATGCTCGTTTTGGTGTTGTTTCTATGTGCATAG GTTCTGGTATGGGGGCTGCAGCAGTGTTTGAAAGAGGAGATTGA
- the LOC111901560 gene encoding uncharacterized protein LOC111901560, which produces MSYLLRTLTKKEEVDSMIRDTIDKLLVLRFGRSSDSICLQLDDILSKSEREVSKFTSIALVDVDSEEIQVYIKYFDITLIPSTVFFFNAHHMKMDSGSADHTKWVGAFHRKQDFIDVVEEIFRGAMKGKLIVNCPLPPERIPKFQLLYKDL; this is translated from the exons ATGAGCTACCTACTGAGAACATTAACGAAGAAGGAAGAGGTCGATTCCATGATCAGAGACACCATTGATAAGCTACTCGTCCTTCGCTTCGGCAGATCTTCCGACTCCATCTGTCTTCAACTCGATGATATA CTTTCAAAATCAGAACGAGAGGTATCGAAATTCACTAGTATAGCATTAGTCGATGTTGATTCGGAGGAAATTCAAGTTTACATCAAGTATTTTGACATCACACTCATCCCTTCCACGGTTTTCTTCTTCAATGCTCATCACATGAAGATGGATTCGGG GAGTGCAGATCACACAAAGTGGGTAGGTGCATTTCATAGGAAACAGGATTTCATTGATGTTGTAGAG GAAATATTTAGAGGAGCCATGAAAGGCAAGCTGATAGTGAATTGCCCACTTCCTCCTGAGCGAATACCCAAGTTCCAACTCTTATATAAAGACCTGTGA